One Roseimaritima multifibrata DNA window includes the following coding sequences:
- the pheT gene encoding phenylalanine--tRNA ligase subunit beta, which translates to MLVSWKWLQRYVPLQMSHEELSQRLALSGLNHEGSTEIGEDIAIDLEVTSNRGDCLGHIGVAREVAVLYDLPLTTPEPSVLNDGPAIEDSLQVRNDFLEACPRYTARRIRGIKVGPSPDWLVEALQSVFWKRRRDGGLDEYQPINNVVDVTNFVMMECGQPLHAFDWAKIAGGEIRIRPAAAKETLEAIDHKSYELDPRVCVIADAEKPLAIAGVMGGAGSEVGTATTDVLIEAAIFTPLFVRRAARKLKLHSPSSFRFERRVDPLGVDWASRRCCELIVETAGGTVDSGVIDTASQIPDSPSVVLRLSQLKRVLGIEIPAAEVGRILSRLGCEAQRSDADQTIWVPPTWRHDLTREVDLVEEVARIHGYDKIPEDAPIPVAASAKRPFDVAAEQIRHVLTAAGISEAMTPSIVVDSLDDLLSPWTQRDALATQVAMLEGARRLRRSLIPSLLNSRSGNWAAASLHANLFELAHTYLPGKEATDLPDEQYTLAFVTGADFYQAKGIVETLLRRLGVQVQAEVSVESIAGMVENQSIRLQIAGETLGYVGLIDSAVQKSLKLPGAVVAAELSIPVLMAHCHLVPQFQSVSPYPTVSRDLNFVVNEQVRWSALRKVVRSAVGDELTDIRYQETYRNTDKDGAGKKRILLSVDLQRSDATLTGGEADQLVQSVIQTCEKELDAKLLDG; encoded by the coding sequence ATGCTTGTTTCGTGGAAATGGTTGCAGCGTTACGTCCCGCTTCAGATGTCGCATGAGGAACTCTCACAGCGGTTGGCGTTGTCGGGATTGAATCACGAGGGAAGCACCGAGATCGGTGAGGATATCGCGATCGATTTGGAAGTGACCAGTAATCGCGGCGATTGTCTGGGGCACATCGGTGTCGCTCGTGAAGTAGCGGTTCTGTATGACCTGCCGCTAACGACGCCCGAGCCCTCGGTGTTGAACGATGGGCCGGCAATCGAAGATTCTCTGCAAGTTCGCAATGATTTTCTAGAAGCGTGTCCCCGTTATACGGCGCGGCGCATTCGTGGGATCAAAGTGGGTCCCAGCCCGGACTGGTTGGTGGAAGCTTTGCAAAGCGTCTTTTGGAAACGACGCCGCGACGGTGGACTGGATGAGTACCAGCCGATCAATAACGTCGTCGACGTGACCAATTTTGTGATGATGGAATGCGGGCAACCTTTGCACGCTTTTGATTGGGCAAAAATTGCTGGTGGAGAAATCCGAATTCGGCCGGCTGCTGCGAAGGAAACGTTGGAAGCGATCGATCATAAAAGTTATGAATTGGATCCTAGGGTCTGTGTGATTGCCGATGCTGAAAAACCGTTGGCGATCGCCGGTGTCATGGGTGGTGCAGGAAGTGAAGTCGGTACGGCCACGACGGACGTGTTGATCGAAGCTGCGATTTTCACCCCGCTGTTCGTCCGCCGCGCGGCTCGGAAATTAAAACTGCATAGCCCTTCCTCCTTTCGCTTTGAACGGCGTGTTGATCCGCTGGGCGTCGATTGGGCAAGTCGTCGCTGTTGTGAATTGATCGTGGAAACAGCAGGCGGGACTGTCGATTCCGGAGTGATTGATACTGCTAGCCAAATCCCTGATTCCCCGTCCGTCGTGCTTCGCCTGTCGCAGTTAAAGCGAGTCTTGGGGATCGAAATTCCAGCAGCCGAAGTAGGCCGGATCCTGTCTCGCCTAGGCTGCGAAGCCCAGCGGTCGGATGCCGATCAAACGATCTGGGTTCCGCCAACCTGGCGACATGATTTGACGAGAGAAGTCGATCTGGTCGAGGAAGTGGCTCGGATTCATGGCTACGACAAAATTCCAGAAGACGCCCCAATCCCTGTTGCCGCGAGTGCAAAACGACCGTTCGATGTTGCTGCAGAGCAAATCCGGCACGTGCTGACGGCGGCTGGAATCAGCGAGGCGATGACGCCTAGCATCGTCGTCGACTCCTTGGACGATCTGCTTAGCCCCTGGACGCAACGAGACGCTCTGGCAACCCAGGTTGCAATGTTGGAAGGTGCCCGCCGATTGCGTCGAAGCCTGATTCCAAGTTTATTGAATTCTCGGTCAGGGAACTGGGCAGCCGCTAGTTTGCACGCCAACCTGTTTGAGTTGGCTCATACCTATCTGCCCGGCAAAGAAGCGACCGATCTGCCCGACGAACAATACACGTTGGCGTTTGTCACCGGGGCCGATTTCTATCAAGCGAAGGGGATCGTGGAAACTTTGCTGCGACGCTTAGGCGTTCAGGTTCAAGCAGAAGTTTCGGTGGAGTCCATCGCTGGCATGGTGGAGAACCAATCGATTCGCTTGCAGATCGCTGGTGAAACGCTGGGGTATGTCGGGTTGATCGATTCCGCAGTGCAGAAATCCTTAAAGTTGCCGGGCGCTGTCGTGGCAGCGGAACTTTCGATTCCTGTCTTGATGGCCCACTGTCATTTGGTGCCGCAGTTCCAGTCGGTAAGTCCGTATCCTACGGTTTCAAGAGACCTAAATTTTGTCGTCAACGAACAGGTTCGCTGGTCGGCACTGCGGAAGGTCGTGCGGAGCGCCGTTGGAGACGAGTTGACCGATATTCGCTACCAAGAAACCTATCGCAATACCGACAAGGATGGAGCTGGCAAGAAACGAATCTTGCTAAGTGTCGATTTGCAACGCTCCGATGCAACCCTGACGGGTGGCGAAGCCGACCAGTTGGTGCAAAGCGTCATCCAGACCTGTGAAAAGGAACTGGACGCCAAGTTGCTGGACGGTTAG
- a CDS encoding coiled-coil domain-containing protein, whose product MTLSGSDVHHYLIRAHQRVVGDLQSERMDLQTQDAQLTRLARDRGETLASLAQFYLAELTAESVAGTWREIREDVGQILLRKQEHQQRAGDVLAEQQNEQLRWEALLENVDARLEDLLEQQQVLSRQLADELAADPQFASLSDRAATAEAALEQAEGRLSEVQQDAAQKLPAYEKSHLFQYLYDRGLGTPAYAGKGFTRRMDRWVGKLIGYREARQGYDFLTTTPQRMQEIVQEDREAVDTVLEELESQRDQRAESLGLTAVSAELEKVRAERVGVIEGLDSVRLKLDAVRSELTELEDTRGPYYREAVDLFRSVLEKTDMRTLAGRADQTPEVSDDQIVARLQGVEAELENAGDEVSDRHQRVTRLEQQAQELGRLLQQYRAAGYESSRSQFRMTFDITGALEAFRRGDTSADSIWVDLRRAQVFGPSVMEQVSQVAAHPLTQVLIHAMASAAGSALSEHARRAGSRRVSHHGSRSRTFGNSTSRPASRSSSSRAPQSRPSQSRPSGGGAFRTRDYL is encoded by the coding sequence ATGACTTTATCCGGTTCTGATGTCCATCACTATTTGATCCGTGCCCATCAACGGGTCGTCGGGGATCTGCAGTCTGAAAGGATGGACCTGCAGACGCAGGATGCGCAGCTCACGCGGTTGGCACGCGATCGTGGCGAAACACTTGCTTCATTGGCGCAGTTTTATCTTGCCGAATTGACCGCCGAATCGGTGGCGGGCACCTGGCGTGAAATCCGAGAGGATGTGGGGCAGATTCTGCTTCGTAAACAGGAGCACCAACAACGCGCGGGCGACGTTCTGGCGGAACAACAGAACGAACAGTTGCGTTGGGAAGCCTTGTTGGAAAATGTGGATGCACGTCTAGAGGATCTGCTGGAACAGCAGCAGGTGCTCAGTCGGCAGTTGGCCGACGAATTGGCTGCCGATCCGCAGTTCGCTTCTTTGTCGGACCGGGCCGCGACTGCTGAGGCGGCCTTGGAGCAGGCTGAGGGTCGGCTAAGTGAAGTGCAGCAGGATGCCGCACAGAAACTACCCGCCTACGAAAAGAGTCACTTGTTTCAATATTTGTATGATCGAGGTCTGGGAACTCCGGCTTACGCAGGAAAAGGATTTACCAGGCGAATGGACCGCTGGGTGGGAAAGCTGATCGGTTATCGGGAAGCTCGCCAAGGGTACGATTTCCTGACAACGACCCCTCAGCGTATGCAGGAAATCGTTCAGGAAGATCGCGAAGCGGTCGACACGGTGTTGGAGGAACTGGAAAGTCAGCGAGACCAGCGAGCCGAATCGTTGGGGTTAACCGCGGTATCGGCAGAACTGGAAAAGGTTCGTGCCGAACGAGTCGGCGTGATCGAAGGTTTGGACAGCGTTCGTTTGAAGCTTGACGCGGTCCGTTCAGAATTGACCGAGCTGGAGGACACGCGGGGGCCGTACTACCGCGAAGCCGTCGATCTGTTTCGCTCCGTGCTTGAGAAGACCGACATGCGGACGCTCGCCGGCCGAGCCGATCAGACGCCTGAGGTCTCCGATGACCAAATCGTTGCTCGCCTGCAGGGGGTCGAAGCTGAGTTGGAAAACGCAGGCGATGAAGTATCGGACAGGCATCAGCGGGTTACCCGGTTGGAGCAGCAGGCTCAGGAATTGGGTCGGCTGTTGCAGCAATATCGGGCCGCAGGGTATGAGTCGTCGCGTAGTCAGTTTCGGATGACCTTCGACATTACAGGAGCTTTGGAGGCATTTCGTCGCGGTGATACTTCGGCCGATTCCATTTGGGTTGATCTTCGCCGCGCTCAGGTTTTTGGCCCGTCGGTGATGGAACAGGTTTCGCAGGTCGCTGCACATCCGCTGACTCAGGTCCTGATTCATGCGATGGCCAGTGCTGCTGGCAGCGCTTTAAGCGAGCACGCTCGGAGGGCTGGGTCTCGCCGGGTTAGTCATCACGGAAGCCGTTCGCGAACCTTTGGTAATAGCACCAGTCGACCGGCTTCGCGGTCCTCTTCGTCGCGGGCTCCTCAGTCGCGCCCCTCTCAGTCTCGTCCGTCCGGCGGGGGGGCTTTTCGGACGCGGGATTATCTGTAG
- the pheS gene encoding phenylalanine--tRNA ligase subunit alpha, with protein MTLAEFIAALEALQSEASRVFAGVQSKEDLEEARVRFLGAKKGAFREVQQQLGKISKEDKPQAGQQLNKVKKALAEALENATDSLKEKDSGSDSPTPDPTLPGIPMDLGHVHPITQTIEHLKEIMGRMGFESAEGPEVEGPWHNFVALNIPEDHPARDPLDNFYLATAGATAGEEGSQLMRSQTSTVQIRVMEKRQPPIRIVSLGRVYRPDAPDATHFPMFHQMEGLLVDQNVTMANLKTVLRVFANNYLGSDVPIRFRPSFFPFTEPSVEVDFLWNDQWIEFGGAGMVDPAVLTAVGYDPEKVGGFAFGLGVERLCMRRHNITDIRDLYSGDLRFLSQF; from the coding sequence ATGACCCTGGCGGAATTTATCGCGGCGCTTGAAGCGTTGCAGTCCGAGGCAAGTCGTGTGTTTGCGGGCGTCCAATCCAAAGAGGATTTGGAGGAGGCTCGTGTTCGCTTTTTGGGAGCCAAAAAGGGAGCCTTTCGTGAAGTCCAGCAGCAGTTGGGCAAAATCTCGAAAGAGGACAAGCCTCAAGCTGGGCAGCAACTGAACAAGGTTAAGAAAGCCCTAGCGGAAGCACTGGAAAACGCTACCGATTCCTTGAAAGAGAAGGATTCAGGGAGCGATTCGCCTACGCCTGATCCGACTCTGCCCGGTATCCCGATGGATCTGGGGCATGTGCATCCGATTACCCAGACGATCGAGCACCTTAAAGAAATCATGGGGCGGATGGGATTTGAGTCGGCTGAGGGGCCGGAGGTCGAAGGTCCCTGGCACAATTTTGTCGCTTTGAATATCCCTGAAGATCACCCAGCACGTGATCCGCTTGATAACTTCTACCTAGCGACCGCAGGTGCGACCGCCGGTGAAGAAGGGTCCCAGTTGATGCGAAGTCAGACCAGTACGGTTCAGATTCGCGTGATGGAAAAGCGGCAACCGCCGATTCGAATCGTCTCTCTTGGGCGAGTCTATCGACCCGATGCACCGGATGCGACGCACTTCCCAATGTTCCATCAGATGGAAGGGTTGTTGGTCGACCAGAATGTTACGATGGCCAATCTGAAGACCGTCTTGCGGGTGTTTGCTAATAACTATTTAGGCTCGGACGTTCCGATTCGATTCCGGCCCTCGTTCTTTCCGTTTACGGAACCGAGTGTGGAAGTCGATTTCTTGTGGAATGACCAATGGATTGAGTTTGGTGGGGCGGGGATGGTTGACCCCGCAGTGCTGACAGCGGTTGGTTACGATCCTGAAAAGGTGGGCGGATTCGCTTTCGGGCTGGGCGTCGAACGCCTTTGTATGCGGCGGCATAACATCACGGATATCCGAGATCTTTATAGCGGCGATCTGCGGTTTTTGTCTCAGTTCTAA
- the rpmI gene encoding 50S ribosomal protein L35 yields MAKGKTKMKTHKGTKKRFRLSATGKAMHRSSGTSHLAGRMSHKRKRNLRGTTSVDTCMEPMIKAALGKYSS; encoded by the coding sequence ATGGCCAAAGGCAAAACGAAGATGAAGACCCACAAGGGAACCAAGAAACGGTTCCGCTTGTCGGCAACAGGAAAAGCGATGCATCGCAGTAGTGGCACCAGCCACTTGGCGGGGCGTATGTCTCACAAGCGAAAACGAAACCTGCGTGGAACAACCTCGGTTGATACCTGCATGGAGCCGATGATTAAAGCGGCACTCGGAAAGTACAGTAGCTAG
- a CDS encoding DUF6384 family protein, with protein sequence MSQGAQQPAPRPRVANVEIPGENLSLNEMLRVMDVAREMGRDRATAEKMFQQEGVRAQIREKLLRSARLSGDQVTEAEIDAAIDQYFAGLNVYQDPPLNFNKMLAYAWIWSRYLTAAAGAVAAMVAMIWFLFFSSVAPLNPAVQSRKSLAEKVAQAEGLSQQIKAIAEDPAALQRAASLQAQVLSADAGNQAVAVTAIQQLKDLHQQLATEYDIRIVSGGTAASMLHREARNDQTGRYRTAGYYVVVEAVSPEGTVLTLPIRNAETGRVDRVDRWAERVPKEVYDRLAEDKRSDGVLNETEFSQKQRGRMEPVIRLPGPAGEPITLSAQLTQLDVPR encoded by the coding sequence ATGTCTCAAGGAGCTCAGCAACCGGCTCCCCGTCCTCGTGTGGCGAATGTGGAAATTCCCGGTGAGAATCTATCCCTCAATGAAATGTTGAGAGTGATGGATGTGGCTCGCGAGATGGGCCGCGATCGTGCGACTGCCGAAAAAATGTTTCAGCAGGAAGGTGTCCGTGCCCAGATTCGTGAAAAATTGCTCCGGTCTGCTCGGCTTTCTGGCGATCAGGTGACAGAAGCTGAAATCGATGCCGCGATCGATCAGTATTTTGCGGGACTGAATGTCTACCAAGATCCACCGCTTAATTTCAATAAAATGTTGGCGTATGCTTGGATCTGGTCTCGCTACTTAACTGCGGCAGCAGGAGCCGTGGCGGCCATGGTCGCAATGATCTGGTTCTTGTTTTTCTCTTCGGTGGCACCTCTCAATCCGGCGGTCCAAAGCCGTAAATCGCTGGCCGAAAAAGTCGCCCAGGCCGAGGGTTTAAGCCAGCAAATCAAAGCGATTGCGGAGGATCCTGCCGCGCTGCAGCGAGCTGCTAGTTTGCAGGCTCAGGTACTTTCGGCAGATGCCGGAAATCAGGCGGTTGCCGTGACCGCGATCCAGCAACTGAAGGACCTGCATCAGCAGTTGGCGACGGAGTATGACATTCGCATCGTATCGGGTGGGACTGCTGCATCGATGTTGCACCGCGAGGCTCGCAATGATCAGACGGGACGCTATCGGACTGCAGGGTATTATGTAGTGGTTGAAGCGGTTTCGCCCGAAGGGACTGTCCTGACTCTGCCGATCCGCAATGCGGAAACCGGCAGGGTGGATCGAGTCGATCGCTGGGCTGAGCGGGTTCCGAAAGAGGTTTATGACCGGCTGGCAGAAGATAAGCGGTCGGACGGAGTGCTGAATGAAACGGAGTTTTCGCAAAAGCAACGCGGTCGTATGGAGCCGGTCATTCGCTTGCCTGGTCCTGCGGGCGAACCGATTACGCTGTCCGCTCAGCTGACGCAGTTGGACGTTCCTCGTTAG
- the rplT gene encoding 50S ribosomal protein L20, whose protein sequence is MRTTKGAARRQSKKRLFKRAKGYVGGRGTLIRSVKETLLRAGAYAYRDRRVRKREFRKLWIIRINAAVRQRGMRYSEFIYGLNKANIQLDRKSLSEMAINDAAGFDAVCEKVKAALAA, encoded by the coding sequence ATGCGTACGACGAAAGGTGCCGCACGTCGGCAATCGAAGAAACGTCTTTTTAAGCGTGCTAAGGGTTATGTTGGCGGTCGTGGAACGCTGATCCGATCGGTCAAAGAAACTCTGTTGCGTGCTGGCGCTTACGCCTACCGTGACCGTCGCGTTCGTAAACGCGAATTTCGCAAGCTTTGGATCATTCGTATCAATGCAGCCGTCCGCCAACGCGGAATGCGCTACAGCGAATTCATTTACGGTCTGAATAAAGCCAACATCCAACTGGACCGTAAGTCCCTTTCGGAAATGGCGATCAACGATGCTGCGGGCTTTGACGCAGTGTGTGAAAAGGTGAAAGCCGCTCTCGCCGCCTAA
- a CDS encoding cell surface protein, whose translation MTDQAQQSAQQSVPAPAKQSSQSDPAMMRKYLDRAIDVLDKFGLSTKDSSPSELISLLEGVKHLDEGKVLAIAEVIQHMSTFNQLVRDNVENIKVGNRYMEITQLFDSVREDSKMLINQLDDGKISGTEKFQNWWMKIRRGTPSDRFDTIKDVYIDVSKDTKAALQSEKEIMEGYIDFRFALKEAEVLSRELLDTHAPILESAKQGLGDAQVALDEYKGEDESGRSRMELARDEARHRYEEEDRTYQLLKDIAENLQIGYDVGETLITKLRQTHDVKDRVYRRAVTFFTTNEHVFTILGTVYTSQQGLHEVTQATEAMKEGVNKGLEDVANLGRELERAALRAGYGSTINPESVQKLVDAISGFQIESLHMIAELRQESEESTKQIRTAVETGKKKYQQTLAKFARGESLEANH comes from the coding sequence ATGACCGACCAAGCCCAGCAATCTGCCCAGCAATCTGTCCCGGCCCCGGCGAAACAATCGTCGCAAAGCGATCCCGCCATGATGCGTAAGTATCTGGACCGGGCCATCGACGTCCTCGACAAATTTGGGCTCTCCACGAAGGATTCCTCTCCTAGCGAACTGATCAGCCTGCTTGAAGGAGTCAAACACCTTGACGAGGGAAAGGTGCTAGCGATCGCAGAAGTGATCCAGCACATGAGCACCTTCAATCAACTGGTTCGCGACAATGTCGAAAACATCAAAGTCGGCAATCGCTACATGGAAATCACCCAGCTGTTCGACAGTGTCCGCGAAGACAGCAAAATGCTGATCAACCAACTCGACGATGGCAAGATCTCGGGGACGGAGAAATTCCAAAACTGGTGGATGAAAATTCGCCGCGGGACACCTTCAGATCGCTTCGACACCATTAAAGATGTCTACATAGACGTCTCGAAAGATACCAAGGCGGCCCTGCAAAGCGAAAAAGAAATCATGGAGGGCTACATCGATTTTCGGTTCGCCCTCAAAGAAGCGGAAGTGCTGTCCCGTGAACTACTGGACACTCACGCCCCAATTTTGGAAAGCGCCAAACAGGGACTCGGCGACGCCCAAGTAGCGCTCGACGAGTACAAAGGCGAAGATGAAAGTGGCCGTTCGCGGATGGAACTTGCGAGAGACGAAGCAAGGCACCGCTATGAAGAAGAAGACCGTACCTACCAACTTCTAAAAGACATCGCCGAAAACCTGCAGATCGGCTACGACGTCGGCGAAACGCTGATCACCAAACTGCGGCAGACGCACGACGTTAAAGATCGCGTCTATCGCCGTGCCGTGACCTTCTTCACGACCAACGAACACGTCTTCACAATCCTGGGCACGGTCTACACCAGCCAACAGGGCTTGCACGAAGTCACGCAAGCGACTGAAGCGATGAAAGAAGGAGTGAACAAAGGACTGGAAGATGTCGCCAACCTAGGTCGCGAACTCGAACGCGCCGCACTGCGAGCCGGGTACGGATCGACCATCAATCCCGAATCGGTCCAGAAATTGGTCGATGCCATCAGCGGCTTCCAGATCGAATCGCTGCATATGATTGCGGAACTTCGCCAAGAGAGCGAAGAAAGCACCAAGCAAATTCGAACCGCCGTCGAAACCGGCAAAAAGAAATACCAACAGACGCTGGCTAAGTTTGCCCGCGGCGAATCTCTAGAAGCCAATCACTGA
- a CDS encoding adenosylmethionine--8-amino-7-oxononanoate transaminase: MKSTAPDQHTIPSWQQSTADHLWMPYCQQKTAPRPLPVVATEGMHLILDDGRRLIDGLASWWTACHGYNHPAIAAGVTEQLQQMPHVMFGGIQHPPAAKLATRLAALLPGDLNRVFLCDSGSVAIEVAMKMAVQSYLNRNQSGRLRFISFRNAYHGDTTGAMSLCDPVTSMHAHFKGFLLEQYPAPLPRTRQEIADFNRFVKERRDDLAGIVIEPLIQGAGGMRFHDPETLVALRNCCDDNDLLLIADEIATGFGRTGTMFACEQADIVPDIICVGKALTGGTMGMAATIATDRLYQHFHSDQPQHALMHGPTFMANPLACTAANASLDLFETEPRLQQAQALQKVLEEGLAPCRRLGSVVDVRTRGAVGVVQVKELDRVPQMIAAAVQEGIWVRPFKDMVYVTPALNMPHAVAEELCGALVKVLDAWDQDKLPIS, encoded by the coding sequence TTGAAATCGACTGCCCCGGATCAACACACGATCCCCTCCTGGCAACAGAGCACGGCAGACCACCTGTGGATGCCCTACTGCCAACAAAAAACCGCCCCGCGTCCACTGCCCGTTGTTGCAACCGAAGGAATGCATCTGATACTGGACGACGGTCGCCGGCTGATTGATGGCCTTGCTTCCTGGTGGACCGCCTGCCATGGCTATAACCATCCTGCCATCGCAGCGGGCGTAACCGAACAACTGCAACAGATGCCGCACGTCATGTTTGGTGGCATCCAGCACCCGCCTGCAGCGAAACTCGCAACCCGCTTGGCAGCCTTGCTACCGGGTGATCTAAACCGAGTGTTCCTGTGCGATTCAGGATCGGTTGCCATCGAAGTGGCCATGAAAATGGCAGTGCAATCCTACCTCAATCGCAACCAGTCGGGACGACTGCGATTTATCAGTTTCCGCAATGCCTACCACGGCGACACCACCGGCGCGATGTCTCTTTGCGATCCGGTCACCAGCATGCACGCCCACTTCAAAGGGTTCCTATTGGAGCAATACCCTGCCCCGTTACCACGAACAAGGCAAGAGATTGCGGACTTCAATCGCTTTGTAAAAGAACGTCGTGATGATTTAGCAGGAATCGTCATTGAACCTTTAATTCAAGGGGCTGGTGGCATGCGGTTCCACGACCCAGAAACCCTGGTCGCCCTCCGCAACTGCTGCGACGACAATGACTTGTTGTTGATTGCCGATGAAATCGCCACCGGGTTCGGCCGCACGGGAACGATGTTCGCCTGCGAACAAGCCGACATTGTCCCTGACATTATCTGTGTCGGAAAAGCGCTTACCGGCGGCACCATGGGAATGGCAGCCACGATCGCCACCGATCGCCTGTACCAACACTTCCATAGCGACCAGCCGCAGCATGCACTGATGCATGGCCCCACCTTCATGGCCAATCCGCTGGCCTGTACTGCCGCAAACGCGTCGCTAGATCTTTTCGAAACCGAACCCCGACTGCAGCAGGCTCAAGCCCTGCAAAAGGTGCTTGAGGAGGGACTTGCCCCGTGTCGCCGACTGGGCAGTGTCGTCGACGTACGGACACGAGGCGCCGTGGGAGTGGTCCAAGTAAAAGAACTGGACCGAGTCCCACAAATGATTGCCGCCGCCGTTCAAGAAGGCATCTGGGTTCGCCCCTTCAAAGACATGGTTTACGTCACTCCCGCGCTCAACATGCCTCACGCGGTCGCGGAGGAACTATGCGGAGCTCTTGTCAAAGTCCTAGACGCCTGGGACCAAGACAAACTACCCATCAGCTAA